In Clostridium swellfunianum, a genomic segment contains:
- a CDS encoding J domain-containing protein, with protein MKNPYEVLEIREGASQEEIKKAYKEIVKKYHPDQYGNNPLRDLAEEKLREANEAYDYLMNNTSSTPKYKENSYKNYDSNNSGYGNYSEIRRDIETGNLRAAEEKLNRMTVRDAEWNYLMGLINLKKGWYDNAYNYIVNACTLDPNNFEYKQTLNNLQNRNAGYRQTYYGRNTHRSDSDFCDVCTTLWCADTCCECFGGDIISCC; from the coding sequence ATGAAGAATCCATACGAAGTACTAGAAATTAGAGAAGGCGCATCTCAAGAAGAAATAAAAAAGGCTTATAAAGAGATAGTTAAAAAGTACCACCCTGATCAATATGGAAATAATCCGTTAAGAGACCTGGCTGAAGAAAAGCTTAGAGAAGCAAATGAAGCCTATGATTATCTTATGAATAACACTAGTAGTACTCCAAAATATAAGGAAAACAGTTATAAGAATTACGACAGTAATAATTCAGGCTATGGAAATTATAGCGAAATAAGACGAGATATTGAGACTGGAAACCTTAGAGCAGCTGAGGAAAAGCTTAACAGAATGACTGTTAGAGATGCGGAATGGAACTACCTTATGGGACTTATAAATCTAAAAAAAGGCTGGTATGACAATGCCTATAATTATATTGTAAATGCCTGCACTCTTGATCCAAATAATTTTGAATACAAGCAAACGCTTAATAATCTTCAAAACAGAAATGCTGGCTACAGACAAACATACTATGGTAGAAATACACACAGAAGTGACAGTGATTTTTGTGATGTATGTACTACACTTTGGTGTGCTGATACCTGTTGTGAATGCTTTGGAGGAGATATCATAAGCTGTTGCTAA
- a CDS encoding DUF5685 family protein, producing the protein MFGYVTPCKMELKIKDFEKFKAYYCGLCRTIKKNFGNLPRLALNYDMAFLAILLDSLNDDTIKVKRQFCSFHPMEKRLILVESSPLEYSAFCNVLLTYHKLLDNVNDDNSMLSKIYSSVLNIYLKKSPEEYKKHSERIGCSLKELSNIENNPFDKSLDEISHPFADLTGFILSAYYGETNHTDKLYWLGYNLGKWIYIIDAFDDLKKDIEANKFNALNSIHNKDNKSYIELVESIKSRVDFTLTSCAQSCMEYLTKLPIKKNFDLLVNILQYGLMEKMDKVLCLDINKGGK; encoded by the coding sequence ATGTTCGGTTATGTTACTCCTTGTAAAATGGAATTAAAAATAAAAGACTTTGAAAAATTTAAAGCCTACTATTGCGGTCTATGCCGAACAATAAAGAAAAACTTTGGCAACCTTCCAAGACTTGCGCTTAATTATGATATGGCTTTTTTAGCAATTTTACTTGATTCTTTAAACGATGATACTATCAAGGTAAAAAGGCAGTTTTGCAGCTTTCACCCTATGGAAAAAAGGCTTATTCTTGTAGAAAGCTCTCCGTTAGAATATTCAGCTTTTTGTAATGTCTTGCTTACCTATCACAAGCTCTTAGATAATGTAAATGATGATAATTCGATGTTGAGCAAAATTTATTCATCGGTTTTAAACATTTATCTGAAGAAATCTCCTGAGGAATATAAAAAGCATTCAGAGCGCATAGGTTGCTCTCTGAAAGAGCTAAGCAATATAGAAAATAATCCTTTTGACAAAAGCTTGGATGAAATAAGCCATCCTTTTGCTGATTTGACTGGTTTTATACTTTCAGCTTATTATGGAGAAACTAACCATACAGATAAGCTTTATTGGCTTGGATATAACCTTGGAAAATGGATTTATATAATTGATGCTTTTGATGATTTAAAAAAAGATATTGAGGCAAACAAGTTTAATGCCTTGAATTCTATACATAATAAAGATAACAAGTCTTATATAGAGCTTGTTGAAAGCATTAAATCCCGTGTTGATTTTACACTAACAAGTTGTGCCCAAAGCTGTATGGAATATTTAACTAAGCTTCCTATTAAAAAAAATTTTGATTTGTTAGTTAACATACTGCAATATGGGCTTATGGAAAAAATGGACAAAGTTTTATGTTTGGATATAAATAAAGGAGGAAAATAA
- the leuS gene encoding leucine--tRNA ligase, protein MANYGTEIDKKWQQKWEETELYKFDEKNLDKKLYVLEMFSYPSGANLHAGHWFNYGPVDSWARMKRMQGYNVFQPMGFDAFGLPAENYAIKTGIHPKDSTLKNIDTMEKQLKAMGAMFNWDNEVVTCSPDYYKWTQWVFLKLYEKGLAYRKKAPVNWCPSCNTVLANEQVVDGHCERCETEVTKKDLTQWFLKITDYADELLEKLDTLDWPEKTKAMQKHWIGKSTGAEVTFEVENSALSFDVFTTRVDTLFGVTYVVLAPENELVDKLTLPEFKAAVEEYKENAKKQTDIERQSITREKTGVFTGSYAVNPINGKRVPIWVADYVLATYGTGAVMAVPAHDDRDFAFATKYQLPIERVIESDTNLPYTEYGKLVNSEEFNGLTTEEAKEAIVKKLAVAKLGSSKVNYRLRDWLVSRQRYWGAPIPVVHCEHCGIVPVPTTHLPVELPYNVEFSPDGKSPLAKSEEFMHTTCPRCGHDAQRDPDTLDTFVDSSWYFLRYPDNKNSDKAFDTEKVNKILPVDKYVGGPEHACMHLLYARFVTKALRDMEYLNFDEPFLSLTHQGLILGPDGQKMSKSKGNTINPDDYIKEYGSDVFRMYLMFGFGYTEGGAWSDDGLKSIARFVDRIERLLEASRSVINSSDSKTSIDKAEKELNYWRHFAIRGVTADAEILQFNTAIARMMELTNAFSKYINEESKNGSFLKEVVSDFIKLLAPFAPHFAEEQWSLFGMEYSVFNQNWPVFDVSALVKDEIEIAIQVNGKVKTRINVSSELNEDGIKEAALSNEDVVSSLEGKTVAKVIVIKGRLVNIVAK, encoded by the coding sequence ATGGCTAACTATGGTACAGAAATCGATAAAAAGTGGCAGCAGAAATGGGAAGAAACTGAGCTCTATAAATTTGATGAAAAGAATTTAGATAAAAAATTATATGTGCTTGAAATGTTCTCTTATCCATCCGGAGCTAATCTTCACGCAGGTCACTGGTTTAACTACGGCCCAGTAGATTCCTGGGCTAGAATGAAGAGAATGCAAGGTTATAATGTGTTCCAGCCAATGGGCTTTGATGCCTTTGGACTTCCTGCTGAAAACTATGCAATAAAAACAGGAATACATCCTAAGGATTCAACTCTTAAAAATATTGATACTATGGAAAAACAACTTAAGGCTATGGGAGCAATGTTTAATTGGGACAATGAGGTGGTTACCTGCTCGCCAGACTACTACAAATGGACCCAATGGGTATTTTTAAAGCTTTATGAAAAAGGTCTTGCTTATAGAAAGAAAGCTCCTGTAAATTGGTGCCCTAGCTGTAACACAGTTCTTGCTAATGAGCAGGTTGTTGATGGTCACTGCGAACGTTGTGAAACTGAAGTTACTAAAAAGGATCTAACTCAATGGTTCCTTAAGATTACAGATTATGCTGATGAACTTCTTGAAAAGCTTGATACCTTAGATTGGCCTGAGAAGACTAAAGCGATGCAAAAACACTGGATTGGCAAATCTACAGGTGCTGAAGTAACCTTTGAAGTTGAGAATTCAGCCCTAAGCTTTGATGTATTTACCACAAGAGTTGATACTCTTTTTGGAGTTACTTATGTAGTGTTAGCTCCTGAAAATGAACTTGTAGATAAACTAACACTTCCTGAATTCAAAGCTGCCGTTGAAGAATATAAAGAAAATGCAAAAAAACAGACTGATATAGAAAGACAATCTATTACAAGAGAAAAAACAGGTGTATTCACAGGTTCTTATGCTGTTAACCCTATAAACGGTAAAAGAGTCCCAATTTGGGTAGCAGATTATGTACTTGCGACCTATGGAACTGGTGCAGTTATGGCGGTACCTGCTCATGATGATAGAGATTTTGCTTTTGCTACCAAATACCAACTTCCTATTGAAAGAGTTATAGAAAGCGATACAAACCTACCTTATACAGAGTATGGAAAACTTGTTAACAGTGAAGAATTTAACGGCCTTACTACTGAAGAGGCTAAAGAAGCCATAGTAAAAAAATTAGCTGTTGCTAAACTTGGCTCCTCTAAAGTAAATTATAGATTAAGAGATTGGCTTGTTTCAAGGCAAAGATATTGGGGAGCACCAATTCCAGTTGTTCATTGTGAACACTGCGGAATAGTTCCTGTGCCAACAACTCATCTTCCTGTGGAACTTCCATATAACGTGGAATTTTCTCCAGATGGAAAGTCCCCGCTTGCTAAGAGCGAGGAATTTATGCATACTACTTGTCCACGCTGTGGACATGACGCACAAAGAGATCCTGATACTTTAGATACCTTTGTGGATTCCTCTTGGTACTTCTTAAGGTATCCAGATAACAAAAACAGCGATAAGGCTTTTGATACTGAGAAAGTAAACAAGATCCTTCCAGTTGATAAATATGTAGGAGGACCTGAGCATGCCTGCATGCACCTATTATATGCTAGATTTGTTACTAAGGCTCTAAGAGATATGGAATACCTAAACTTTGATGAACCATTCCTTTCGCTTACTCATCAAGGATTAATACTTGGACCTGATGGACAAAAGATGAGTAAATCAAAGGGAAATACAATAAACCCTGATGATTATATTAAAGAATACGGATCCGACGTGTTTAGAATGTACTTGATGTTTGGCTTTGGATATACTGAAGGTGGCGCTTGGAGTGATGATGGACTAAAATCCATTGCTAGATTTGTTGACAGAATTGAAAGATTATTGGAAGCATCAAGAAGCGTGATAAATTCTTCAGATAGTAAAACTAGTATAGATAAGGCTGAGAAAGAACTTAACTACTGGAGACACTTTGCTATAAGAGGTGTAACTGCTGATGCAGAAATACTTCAGTTCAACACAGCAATAGCAAGAATGATGGAACTCACCAATGCATTTTCAAAGTATATTAACGAAGAAAGCAAAAATGGTTCCTTCTTAAAAGAAGTAGTTTCTGACTTTATCAAACTTTTAGCACCATTTGCACCTCACTTTGCTGAAGAACAATGGAGTCTGTTTGGAATGGAATACTCAGTCTTTAATCAAAACTGGCCAGTTTTTGATGTTTCAGCACTTGTTAAAGATGAAATTGAGATAGCTATTCAAGTAAATGGAAAAGTTAAAACAAGAATTAACGTTTCATCTGAATTGAATGAAGATGGAATAAAGGAAGCTGCCTTAAGCAACGAAGATGTTGTTAGCTCTCTTGAAGGGAAAACAGTTGCTAAAGTTATTGTTATTAAAGGAAGACTTGTTAATATAGTTGCTAAATAA
- a CDS encoding GTP pyrophosphokinase, which yields MAIREWKTFLIPYEQAVEELKVKFRSIRTELRRKNEYSPIEFVTGRVKEIASILEKANKFNIPLDRIEYEMEDIAGIRVMCQFVDDVEKVVQLIRNRKDMQIMYEKDYVANYKESGYRSYHMVIKYPVNLAEGQKDILAEFQIRTLAMNFWATIEHSLNYKYKHEIPDYIRQKLKHAADAAFNLDQLMLEIKDEIKDAQKLFEVKSSLISNIMNNILTLASIGKAAESTRFQLQINKLIEEGEVYDLNNLLQATEKTLEKYK from the coding sequence ATGGCAATTAGAGAGTGGAAAACATTTTTAATACCTTACGAACAGGCAGTTGAGGAGCTTAAGGTTAAGTTTAGAAGCATAAGAACAGAACTTAGAAGAAAAAATGAATACTCGCCAATTGAATTTGTTACTGGAAGAGTAAAGGAAATTGCTAGTATTTTAGAGAAGGCTAACAAGTTTAATATACCTCTAGATAGAATAGAGTATGAGATGGAGGATATAGCTGGAATAAGAGTTATGTGCCAGTTTGTAGATGATGTTGAGAAGGTTGTGCAGCTTATTAGAAATAGAAAAGATATGCAGATAATGTATGAGAAGGATTATGTGGCAAATTATAAAGAGAGTGGTTATAGAAGCTATCACATGGTTATAAAATACCCAGTTAATTTAGCTGAGGGGCAAAAGGATATTTTAGCAGAATTTCAAATTAGGACTTTGGCCATGAATTTTTGGGCTACCATAGAGCATTCCTTAAACTATAAATATAAGCATGAGATACCTGATTACATAAGACAAAAGCTTAAGCACGCAGCAGATGCAGCTTTTAATTTAGACCAATTAATGCTCGAAATAAAGGATGAAATTAAAGATGCTCAAAAACTGTTTGAAGTTAAATCCAGTTTAATTTCAAATATAATGAATAATATATTAACCTTAGCGTCTATAGGGAAAGCAGCAGAATCTACAAGATTCCAGCTTCAAATTAATAAGCTTATAGAAGAGGGAGAAGTTTACGATTTAAACAATTTGCTTCAGGCTACTGAAAAAACCTTAGAAAAATACAAATAG
- a CDS encoding CoA-disulfide reductase produces the protein MSKKVLIVGGVAGGASAAARLRRLDETAEIIMFERDEYISFANCGLPYYIGETIKDREKLLVQTPEAMKARFNIDVRINSEVAEIDAENKKVIVKSKERGEYEESYDYLILSPGAKAIRPNIEGIDSNKIFTLRNIPDTDKIKAYVDRNETKSAVVIGGGYVGVEMAENLKERGLEVTLVEAAPHILAPFDTDMVVIAEKELSDHGVELILGDGVKGFKDSEKEIGVTLNSGKKVSADMVILAIGVTPDTTLTKGTGIEVGSRGHIIVNEKMQTSVENIYAVGDAIEVVDFITKQKTAIPLAGPANKQGRIAADNIAGISSAYKGTQGTAVLKVFDLTAASTGNNERNLKRLNIPYKVIYVHPNSHAAYYPGATQMSIKLIFNEEGKILGAQALGYDGVEKRIDVIATVIRLGGTVSDLTELELCYAPPFSSAKDPVNMAGFVAENVLAGRMHPMTFGELEDYNMDNSVLVDVRTEMEFNNGHIEGAVNIPVDDLRNRLNELDKNKEIVEYCQVGLRGYIADRILAQAGFKVKNLTGGYKSYSTMNYKPVGKDNGNNKGGNKSELTIDPETQTVKKENREELAFDRSLDACGLCCPGPLMQVKMCVDDLKDGQILKVTASDPGFYEDIKAWSKRTNNELIDIEKKGGTITAFIKKSSETAVTYTNTSIGNAAVKDNKTMVVFSGDLDKAIASFIIANGAASMGKKVTMFFTFWGLNILRKHEKVSVEKGLMDKMFSRMMPRGSKKLQLSKMNMMGIGGKMIRKVMKDKNVSSLEDLIQAAIENGIEIVACQMSMDVMGLRKEELIDGVKIGGVGYYLGEAEDSNVNLFI, from the coding sequence GCTTCCATATTATATAGGGGAAACAATAAAGGATAGAGAAAAACTTTTGGTGCAAACTCCAGAGGCTATGAAAGCTAGGTTTAACATTGATGTTAGAATAAACAGCGAGGTTGCAGAAATTGATGCGGAGAATAAAAAGGTTATAGTAAAGAGCAAGGAAAGAGGAGAATATGAAGAGTCATACGATTATTTAATCCTCTCACCTGGCGCTAAGGCAATAAGACCCAATATTGAAGGAATAGATAGCAATAAAATCTTTACTTTAAGAAATATTCCAGACACAGACAAAATAAAGGCATACGTAGACAGAAATGAAACAAAAAGCGCTGTAGTAATCGGCGGAGGATATGTTGGGGTTGAGATGGCTGAAAATCTAAAGGAAAGAGGCCTTGAGGTTACCTTAGTAGAAGCAGCACCACATATACTAGCTCCATTTGATACTGACATGGTAGTTATAGCAGAAAAGGAATTGTCAGACCATGGGGTAGAGCTTATATTAGGAGATGGAGTAAAAGGGTTTAAAGACAGTGAAAAAGAAATTGGGGTTACCTTAAACAGTGGGAAGAAGGTTTCTGCTGATATGGTTATACTTGCCATAGGTGTGACTCCAGATACTACCCTTACTAAAGGTACTGGTATAGAAGTTGGGTCAAGAGGTCATATAATAGTTAACGAAAAAATGCAAACAAGTGTAGAAAATATATATGCGGTTGGAGACGCCATAGAGGTTGTGGATTTTATTACAAAACAGAAGACAGCTATTCCTCTAGCAGGCCCGGCGAACAAGCAGGGAAGAATTGCTGCTGACAATATAGCAGGAATTAGCAGTGCTTATAAGGGAACACAAGGTACCGCAGTATTAAAGGTATTTGATTTAACTGCAGCAAGTACAGGTAATAATGAAAGAAACCTTAAGAGATTAAATATACCCTACAAGGTTATATACGTTCATCCGAATTCACATGCTGCTTATTATCCTGGTGCAACTCAAATGTCAATAAAGCTAATTTTTAATGAAGAAGGAAAAATCTTGGGTGCACAAGCACTAGGTTATGATGGAGTAGAAAAGAGAATAGATGTTATTGCGACAGTTATAAGACTAGGAGGAACAGTTAGTGACTTAACTGAGCTGGAGCTTTGCTATGCACCACCATTCTCATCAGCTAAGGACCCTGTTAACATGGCTGGTTTTGTAGCAGAGAATGTATTGGCAGGAAGAATGCATCCAATGACCTTTGGGGAGTTAGAAGACTACAACATGGATAATTCAGTACTAGTTGACGTGCGTACAGAAATGGAATTTAATAACGGGCATATTGAAGGTGCTGTTAATATTCCAGTGGACGATTTAAGAAATAGATTAAATGAACTAGATAAGAATAAGGAGATAGTTGAATACTGTCAAGTTGGACTAAGAGGATATATTGCCGACAGAATATTGGCACAGGCTGGCTTTAAGGTTAAAAATCTTACTGGAGGATACAAGTCTTATTCAACAATGAACTACAAACCAGTTGGAAAGGATAATGGAAACAATAAAGGCGGAAACAAAAGCGAACTTACAATAGATCCAGAAACACAAACAGTTAAGAAGGAAAACAGAGAAGAACTAGCTTTTGACAGGAGTTTGGATGCCTGTGGTTTATGCTGTCCTGGCCCATTAATGCAGGTTAAAATGTGTGTTGATGATTTAAAGGATGGTCAAATTCTAAAGGTTACAGCTTCTGATCCAGGATTTTATGAAGATATAAAGGCATGGTCTAAGAGAACAAACAATGAACTTATAGATATAGAAAAGAAGGGTGGAACAATTACTGCTTTTATAAAAAAGAGCAGTGAAACAGCAGTAACTTATACAAATACTTCGATAGGTAATGCTGCTGTTAAGGACAATAAAACCATGGTGGTTTTTAGTGGTGATTTAGATAAGGCAATAGCTTCCTTCATAATTGCCAATGGAGCAGCTTCAATGGGAAAGAAGGTTACTATGTTCTTTACCTTCTGGGGATTAAATATATTAAGAAAGCATGAAAAAGTAAGCGTTGAAAAAGGTCTTATGGACAAAATGTTCAGCAGGATGATGCCAAGAGGAAGTAAGAAACTTCAGCTTTCCAAGATGAACATGATGGGAATAGGCGGAAAGATGATAAGAAAGGTTATGAAAGACAAAAATGTTTCCTCACTTGAAGATTTAATTCAAGCGGCAATAGAAAATGGAATTGAAATAGTTGCCTGCCAAATGTCCATGGATGTTATGGGACTAAGGAAAGAAGAACTTATAGATGGAGTTAAAATTGGAGGAGTTGGTTATTACTTAGGAGAAGCAGAAGATTCAAATGTAAACTTATTTATATAA
- a CDS encoding DUF2225 domain-containing protein has translation MKENIFSGLEDLGFDNIDEVDIFNKKKEEEKENSQEKKEDDPRNLLYDASATCPVCGNKFQAKAVKSSAYRRQKNDSDLFVRYALINPYFYEVWICNACGYSAMKQDFDKIRDYQIELIQEKIAPKWQGRRYPEVYDVEIAIERYKLALLNSVVMESKTSRKALTCLRIAWMYRLQLDNKNEQLFLKQALEGFNDAYMNEDFPICGMDKYTVMYLIGELNRRTGAIDEANLWFSKLITTPNVPQKIKDLARDQRDVIKEETSKVETSEDSTEETKKSGFFSRFFK, from the coding sequence ATGAAAGAAAATATCTTTTCTGGTTTGGAAGACCTAGGTTTTGATAATATAGATGAGGTTGATATTTTTAATAAAAAGAAGGAAGAAGAAAAGGAAAATTCTCAAGAAAAGAAAGAGGACGACCCTAGGAATTTGTTATATGATGCAAGTGCAACTTGTCCGGTATGTGGAAATAAATTTCAGGCAAAGGCTGTAAAGAGTTCAGCATATAGAAGGCAAAAAAATGATAGTGATCTTTTTGTGAGATATGCTCTAATAAATCCTTATTTTTATGAAGTATGGATTTGTAATGCATGTGGTTATAGTGCTATGAAGCAGGACTTTGACAAAATTAGAGATTATCAAATAGAACTTATTCAAGAAAAAATAGCACCTAAATGGCAAGGAAGGCGTTATCCTGAAGTTTACGATGTTGAAATAGCTATAGAAAGATATAAACTTGCACTTCTGAACAGCGTTGTCATGGAGTCTAAGACTAGTAGAAAGGCATTGACATGTTTAAGGATAGCTTGGATGTATAGACTTCAATTAGACAATAAAAATGAGCAATTGTTTTTAAAACAAGCCTTAGAAGGTTTTAATGATGCTTATATGAACGAAGATTTCCCTATCTGCGGTATGGATAAATATACTGTGATGTATCTTATAGGCGAATTAAATAGGCGAACAGGAGCCATTGACGAGGCTAATCTATGGTTTAGCAAGCTAATAACCACTCCAAATGTTCCACAAAAAATAAAAGATCTTGCTAGAGATCAAAGAGATGTTATTAAAGAAGAAACATCTAAAGTGGAAACTTCTGAGGATTCTACTGAGGAAACTAAGAAAAGTGGATTTTTCTCTAGGTTTTTCAAATAA
- a CDS encoding HD domain-containing protein produces MSLDKYLKTVRKLNNMGRWAPEFMHQRATVSEHSFLVAQIGQMLAIIEEEHGNKVNWERLFKKLINHDVVEALTGDILSFVKHRKTEMKKMVDIIEEEVAEEHLLSYMEEPYRSIYKNLMFDGKDETLEGQILRAADYIDALIECINELNLENCVPFEDKYNTILSQLKLVNLISAKYFLEDILPGLTSDCKKLDK; encoded by the coding sequence TTGAGTTTAGATAAATATTTAAAAACAGTGAGAAAGCTTAACAATATGGGAAGATGGGCTCCAGAGTTTATGCACCAAAGAGCTACAGTAAGCGAGCACTCCTTTTTAGTTGCTCAAATAGGACAAATGCTTGCTATTATCGAAGAAGAGCATGGAAATAAAGTTAACTGGGAGCGTCTCTTTAAAAAGCTTATAAACCACGACGTAGTTGAAGCTCTTACAGGGGATATTCTAAGCTTTGTTAAACACAGAAAAACTGAAATGAAAAAGATGGTAGATATAATAGAAGAAGAAGTTGCTGAAGAACATCTGCTGTCCTATATGGAAGAACCATATAGATCTATTTACAAAAATTTAATGTTTGACGGCAAAGATGAAACCTTAGAAGGCCAGATTCTACGTGCTGCTGATTATATAGATGCCTTAATAGAATGTATAAATGAATTGAACCTTGAGAACTGTGTCCCTTTCGAAGATAAATATAATACAATACTAAGCCAGCTTAAGTTGGTCAATCTTATAAGTGCAAAGTATTTTCTTGAAGATATACTTCCTGGACTTACCTCAGATTGCAAAAAACTAGATAAATAA
- a CDS encoding class IV adenylate cyclase, with the protein MQELETRILNIDVEAIRNKLISFNSKKVKIENQINRIYDFEDKRLLNNKGYARIRTIEDMLNNKTVHYMTTKKMISQEKYKVMEEYETAIESFEEGENIFKSLGLSLVQTINKYRESYKYKNTLVEIDINDKSFCPFPYIEIETAYENELQEVVSLLGYKMEDTTSKTIFEILADKGVKGL; encoded by the coding sequence ATGCAAGAACTTGAAACCAGGATACTAAATATAGATGTAGAAGCTATTCGAAATAAATTGATAAGTTTTAACTCCAAAAAAGTTAAGATAGAAAATCAAATAAACAGAATATATGACTTTGAAGACAAACGACTTTTAAACAACAAAGGATATGCTAGAATTAGAACTATTGAGGATATGTTAAACAATAAAACAGTTCATTATATGACTACAAAGAAAATGATAAGTCAAGAAAAATATAAGGTTATGGAAGAATACGAAACAGCAATAGAGAGCTTTGAGGAAGGCGAAAATATATTTAAATCACTAGGGCTTAGCTTAGTACAGACTATAAATAAATATAGAGAAAGCTATAAGTATAAAAATACTCTTGTTGAAATAGATATTAATGATAAAAGCTTTTGTCCCTTCCCTTACATAGAAATCGAAACAGCTTATGAGAATGAACTTCAAGAAGTAGTAAGTCTTTTAGGATATAAAATGGAGGATACAACTTCTAAAACCATATTTGAAATTTTAGCTGATAAGGGAGTTAAAGGCTTATAA
- a CDS encoding methyl-accepting chemotaxis protein produces the protein MFKFTRKKASQNAVLEECASTKDSGNENSVNNLQALNNFDSTISKIEEKTYSFSSVSSRISDAFNEITSSNLKQRDDITDTFNTLKAFSSDMESMAEGITNVQIKVLDTNNIADEGLNNIENLDTSLSELKEAFKNSTSTVSDLVSKIESVNIITDSISQIASQTNLLALNAAIEAARAGEAGRGFSVVADEVRKLAENSKLAVSNITKILDEIKLDILSTSSNMNDGESALQFQNETLKTTKETFLNIKNSIDEAALEIDSSIAALVATSDKKNHILSKVEALSSIAENNAALCHEAAAAIESQDSINDDFKQNLHELKAILIELNKE, from the coding sequence ATGTTTAAATTCACCAGAAAAAAAGCAAGCCAAAATGCTGTTCTTGAAGAATGTGCCTCTACCAAAGATTCGGGTAATGAAAACTCAGTTAATAATCTGCAGGCATTAAATAATTTTGACTCAACTATATCGAAAATTGAGGAAAAAACATACTCATTTTCTTCAGTATCCAGTCGTATCAGTGATGCTTTTAACGAGATAACTTCATCTAATCTAAAGCAAAGAGATGACATAACAGATACCTTTAATACATTAAAAGCTTTTAGCTCTGATATGGAAAGCATGGCTGAAGGAATAACAAATGTTCAAATAAAAGTATTGGACACAAACAATATTGCTGATGAAGGCTTGAATAATATTGAAAATCTTGATACCTCTTTAAGTGAACTTAAAGAAGCTTTTAAAAACTCTACTTCTACCGTAAGTGATCTGGTATCAAAAATTGAATCCGTAAACATAATAACAGATTCAATAAGTCAAATAGCAAGCCAAACAAATTTACTGGCTTTAAATGCTGCTATTGAAGCTGCAAGAGCAGGTGAAGCTGGAAGAGGTTTTTCAGTTGTTGCAGATGAGGTAAGAAAGCTTGCAGAAAATTCAAAGCTTGCAGTTTCCAACATTACAAAAATATTAGACGAAATTAAGCTTGACATTTTAAGTACTTCTTCAAATATGAATGATGGTGAAAGTGCTCTTCAATTCCAAAATGAAACCTTAAAGACTACTAAAGAGACCTTCTTAAACATAAAAAATTCAATTGATGAAGCAGCTTTAGAAATTGATAGCAGCATCGCTGCTCTTGTTGCTACTTCAGATAAGAAAAATCATATATTATCAAAGGTTGAAGCCTTATCTTCAATAGCAGAAAATAATGCAGCATTATGCCATGAAGCTGCTGCAGCTATTGAGTCGCAAGATTCCATTAATGATGATTTTAAACAAAATCTTCATGAATTGAAAGCTATTCTTATAGAATTGAATAAGGAATAA